GCCTCCCCAAATTATATTTTTGTCTAAtgaatcaaaaaaaaaaaaaaaaaaaaaaaaaagtaaatttcttctgtttaaaagatTTCTGACCTCTTCAGCTAGTACCATCATACTCTGGGCTATTACACGATTGTACAGTATGTCATTGCTCTTCCTGCAGTGAATTGCTTCCATCACAACAGCCACctggaaacaaagaacaaacaccTCTCGAACTGGAAAGACAGCAATTCAGATAACTACTAGACTGGCAAGCTCATTTTCCCAGAAGACCACAAGTTATGACTCACTAATAAAAGATGTAACAGATTGTTAATATACTGTCCTTAATTTTAACAACCTTCTAGGAGGGGCTTAGTGGGGGAGAACTTTATATCTGAGGCCATAAAGTTGAAGTGCTTAAGGTCCTGCAAGCAGAGTACTTCATCTTTTTAGGTTGCATTTAAAAGTAACCAGATAAAGCTTTGAACAGATTGCAAGAATCATAAAAATTAGACATACCAAACTGTGCATAAGACCATAAAGCTGATTGACTTGTAGCTGCCTGATGGAGGATATAGAAAAAGCACATACTTATTAGATGTTAGAGTGACCTTTTGCATGAGCTTATGGACAGCGACACACAGAGCTTCAAACTGCATTTGTTAATGAACAGTTGCAGTTCCTTTATTGACCAAGATGCTTCTGCACACACCAGACATCCCAGCTCTTCTACCACCAGTCCCTCTCCTGTCCATCTGTTCTAAGCCTCAAATGACAAAGGgattttttgtcttcatttttctctgcactCAAAACTGTCCTGTGGGGAGCCTGGGCTCCCTGTCCACAATGTGGCACACCATTGGGATGCCAAATGCACAGACTCAAGTAGGACAGTCAAGGACAAGCAAGAGGCAAAAATCTGGtctgtgagctgcacagaaCTGAGGGGAGGAAGAATAAATACACTATGTGACCATTTCAGGGGGAAATtggtaaaaacagaaaatctgttttgtagGAACAGAGGGAGACAAACAGAGACAGCAAATCATTATAAACCCTATCCATCCCCTTCACGTACTCAAACAGAAGAGCCAGTCTCTCTTCCCAAATGTTCACAAACAGCTCTCCGCTTCCAGATGACTTCTGAGTGACTAGGTTTTAACGCCGTCTTATTTCTCTTCTAACACTTACTCTGCATGGGGGATGCCAGCACCTTCTCACTGTCTGGGGGAAGGGATCGTATTCTGAAGAAGTGGGAAAGAAACTTCCAAAGCAGAAACTCCATGACGCTCACAGTTTCCATAGCAAACTCTGTACTGGAGTGAGGAAAAGCATGAACCCAGCTGCTTTTGCGAAGAAGAATCTAGTAGCATCAAATCCTTTCCGAAATGCATGTTACAGGCACTGAACAGTCACAAAGATACTTCtaatctctgcttttcctttgatcTCTGGCAATTGGGGTCTGCAGAAGGGCAGCTTATCTGATTCCTGCAGGCAGGTTATAGACCTGGCTCTCATGCTGATTTGTGACATAGGGAGCACTTCTCTGCATTttgaattccttttcttcttccttttctttctttttttccctcaaacctcatttctctgtttatatttcaaagctatttttattgttgGTGACCCAAACCACAAATCATCCACCAAAGGCCCCTAATTGCTGTTATTGATACAATACCATCTGTACACAGTCTCTGCCCAGCTAACAAAATTGAGTCAAAGGAGCAACAGGTAACTTTCCTAAAGCTTCCTCCTAGTCTAGGGACAGACATAACAAGAAAATGATATATTGCATAAAAAAAACCTAAAGGTGTTTGTCCTGTCTAACCAGGTCTCTCCTTGGATTGTTATCAAGGAATATTTACAGATGATAACTTTATGACTGGATACTTTCATTCAAGAAGATGCATAACCAtgtaatttctttaaaacaacGAAAACTCTGCGTCTTCTGTTGCACGTAGCTTGCCTTTTTCTGTCCTACATTTAAAGGAGACATGAGCCACATGAACATAACAGGTGCTTTCTTTGCGTCAGCCATCCTCATAGCTCTTCAGTTCCCAGCAGCTTTCAGTCTGCTTGTGCCCAAAGCCCCAGTGTGTCATGCTTCAAGGATAGGGATTTGAAGAAAGAGTGAGCTCCTTTCTTTACAAACAGACAAGTACTGTTGCTGCAGATGCCTGTGGTGGAACTCCAACCTATTgtctggaaaatgagaaataagaaatgagaaaggacTCATAATAGTCAAAATTGAAgtgcattatttgtttttaaactgactGCTTCGCTCCATCCTTTTTGCTACCTTTCACATAGGCAGTTTGAAATGGATACATACATTCTTATTTCCTCAGCTGtcaacttttttatttctattctttttttcctcccccacccACCACCCCCCTATAGGAAATCTCTTTAATTGTCAGCATCTTCAGAATGATCTGTAGTTTACATTCAGAGTCCTTTCCTACCTCCTCTTCACTCACAAGataattcaggttggaaggTGACTCTAAGCAAACTCTTGCACAAAACAGGGTCAGCTCAGAGCTCAAAACAGATTGCTCAGGGCTTTATCTTTGCAAGTCTTGAAAACATCCGAGGATGCAgcacaacctccctgggcaaatCGTTCCAAACCACTTTCAGTATTGCTATATAAATGTTGCCACTGGTCAAAAGAAGAGATTCACAGTAACAGTAAGTGTGGATGAACAAACTGTGTATAAAACATGACAAGTGACATGGTGCAAAGCCACAACTGTTAAGAGAGCATGGTTATGTTCAGGTATCCTCTGCTCTGTGGGAGTTAATCCACGTCCATCCCTCACTAGGAGCTGTTTAGGCattactgaaagcagaaaattgaaTGCAAGCATTGAAAAAATTAAGCAAGTTCCTTCGTGATGCTGAAGTTAATTGTAATTATATTTCATACTGATATAACTGGTATCAGTTTATTGCCTGGTACTTTATTTGCATATTGAAGTCAATTTCCTCTTCAGTATGCAACCCTTGTCTCACATAATCAATTAACATGTGTGAATGTTTAAAATTGCTGATGAAAAAGTTGTACTTTGTTCTATTTTGTCTTGAAGAACCAAGAGCTCCCACTAATAAAATGAGCTAATGAGCTATTACATTTTTAGTAAACCTATTTGGAGTGGTCAGTAGGAAATACTGAATGGCTGAACTTAGGCATTGCCTGGGTCGTGTAACTATACAGACCAACTGTAATTAGTATTAACTGCAGAATCTTTGAGNNNNNNNNNNNNNNNNNNNNTTTTCTTTTCAGATCTCCATTTATATTGACTTTCCATTACTGGCCTTGTGTATGTCTACACACACAAGAGCGTTAGAATTGgtctctgaaaggaaaaacagattagAAACCAATACTTAAATACTTACAAGTAATGTGGATGAAACCTAGTCAGGTTGGGGTTGGTTTTAATTAAGATCTGTCTAGTGTGACAAAGGAGCCCGTCCTTCTCCAGAAGTCTAACAGAGGCAATcagaagaaagaagctgaaCCCATTCAGGCTTTTGTTGGGGAAGGTGGCAGATTATTTGCAAGAATGGGAAAGCGATACAGAGAACTTTGTGGAAAAGTGGAAGTTTTaatcaggaaaggaaagggtgGAGGTAGATCAAGATCAAATAAATCAATGATTTAATCCACATTTGTGTCTTACAGCAGTAGCTTATCTGAAGAGCCTGTGTAATTTTAAAggataaagaaacaaaggaaaaggagccGGGTAATAGAAGGCTATCTTATTCAAAACGCTTTTAAAAAAGTATTGATGtgctctttttccctttaaatagAAATAGATGTTGATGGTGACTGCTCTTGAGAAATTACGTCTCATTGGCCCTTCTTTGAAAGGTCTGAGGGTATATGAAAAGAGACAATGCTTTGGTAGCTACTAAGCGTTTTGGATAGTGAAACACATATTCAAATACGGACACAGTTTTGCTATAGAATCAATTATAAAATCATTtcctgaaaacaggaaaagctgaagCCAACATCAGCTAGATTAAAAATGTTCAAGAATTGCAGGTGTTCCAGCAACTCCAGATGTTTGAAGACCTTTGTAAGATTCATTCATTCCCCACTGGCTATGGCAGCATTGCCAGGCAACACTGCCAAGGATGCAGATGTGGTTTAACTTCTGTATCCTCCAGCAGTAACACAAACCTGCTCCCACAAGTACAGATGAAGTGTAACTATTTCCAGTAAtcattgtttctgtgtttctatggttactggaaagagaaaaatctctggttttgcttcatgattaaaaaaaataaaaataaaatggagcaTTTTCCAAAATCTGTGCAAggttaacattaaaaaatgagcAGACAAAATAGCCTTCCACGTGTCTCATCTTTTTATACTCTTTCCCATCCCCTCTGACCTGCACAAATCCCACCAGTTTCACAATAAGGCTCCTCCTCAGAAATAATCCCAGAGATCAGACTCCTCTGTTGGGGTTCTGGAGAGACTCCAGGCATGGctcattcaaaaagaaataaaaaaatattgattcCAAGAACTAAAGATCTCagcatttatataaatacatctAAAGAATATGAGGCAGAAGTCAGCAGTAACCTCCTGCTCCATTTTTGCAATAAGTCACCCTACAAGGACCAATATTTGTTGAACCTGTCAACTACAAGGAGGCTTAGTGTGCAGTATTTAATGAAACCTCAGCTCAAACGTGTTGTATTGCACCTAAATGTTTTGGTTTCTATGTTTTTGAGCCTAGATGATTGATACCTATGTCAAATAAGAAAGGTTGGTGGTGGCTTCTTAGTTAGTTAGTGGTTCTAGAAATTCATGGAGGATCATCTTATGGTACAGTGTTTCCATTAGATATACGGCTATTTTTGGTCACTGCACCTGAATGGTTACTGCTATTGCTCTGAAGAGTCTTAGGAAAGACACAGCATAATATTGGTCTGTCTGAACTGTAAAGGCATGAGGTTCATTTGTGTGTTTCAGTGCTTTGCAAAAGGTgtacaaagggaaaaacataGGTAGCCCAAATGTGACTCCTGGTGTTTTTATGGATTCAGTGTTGCTAAACAAAAATCTCCACCACATCTTTGTAGAAGTGAACCAAATATTTGACAAGACCTTTCCTACAGATCTCTACATGGCGTCGTCTTCAGTGCACTGGAAAAAAGTACTTGACTGCACTACCCAGATGTGATATTGATCTTGTTACTATTTATACCAGAGTAAGATGAAAGTGCCTTAGAGAAATGAAACTACAGAGTAAAGAAACTGCTTGAAGAATTTGCAATACAGacaacacacaaaaagcagaaaagaaaattaaaacaaagattgTGAAATCACCTGCCTACGTTCCCAGAAGTCAGGAATCACACAGGTATATATGTTTGTTGTATTATACCTTGGCCTTTGTGGTTTGTTGATTTCAACcaaccattttattttgcttcttgttcACATAAACACTGCATAAAACATCCTGGGAACAAGGTTATGCATATTTCACCCCAGTATATATTCCATCttgagaaatgcagtttttgaaaCCAGAAGGCAGTTTTGCTAGCATCAGATACTGGTTGTCTTCTGCCATCAGGATGCCAGCAGGGTGACTATAGTGAGGTGTGGGTATatctcatttcttcctcaaCTGCCTTTCTGAGTCTGCTGATCTCAGTCTGGCTTCAGACATCTGAGCCAAAATAGACTTCCACAGTGCTTCAAATCCCAGCAAGTAGCATGCAAAGAAATTACAAAgctgccttttatttctccaaGTGCTGATATCCTATTGTTTCTTTGCAAACTATAGTTtgtaaaaatgaagttgttaaattctttttcatattatttgTGAGGACTGCCACTGCTTATGTGATGGTAACTTCAGAATTGATACCTGGTGGTGGTTTTCCTTCAGCTGTCTCATGTGTCACtaagaaacaaagctggaaGTTCAAAAGACAAGCAGTGAAAGATATCCTTCTAACATATCACTGTCATGTACATTGTGGGCACCTTAATTTTCGcttgaacaaaatgaaaacagggaGACTGTGAAACAATAATCTATTTGTAAAGGGATTCTGCACGTAGCATCTTGATATATGGTCTCAACTGAGATGTGGAATGGGCCTTCCAGTGTCAGAATGATAAATACCATTTTTAGGGACGAGATGAGGAGAAATGTTAGCCCTGTGTGAACAGAAGAATGTGACAATGCCATGCAATGTCTCACACCCAGGCTGGGAAGTTTTGTCACCCAAAGTCAATCTGAGAGGACATGGGAAAAGACAAAAGGCAGGTGATGAATGTGAAATGTTGGTTTGGTTTAGAGACCAGGGAAGGTTCTGGGCTCTGGCTAAAGATGAGTGAGTCCTGGCAGAAGGCTGCTACAAGAGGCCTGCTGTGGGACTGAGTTTTGGCCAGAGGACACTGGAGCCCCGAGCCTGCCCCCCTGAGAGCCTGGGGATATGCTGGGAGCCTGCAGGGCACCTGGTGGAACATGATATGGCAGCAGCATGCTCTGAAGAAGCAGCTCTCAGTTCATATTGTGTAAATCACATCAGAATCAGGGTGATTTATTCAATTAGCAACGCCTAATTAACTGACAGTCAGTGACCTATACATTCAAGATCAATATTAATAACACAGCAGATAAACCACAATACTAGGCACTAGACACAAATgccaacaaacaacaacaaatgccTAAGCACAATTCTAATCCTCAAACCCTGTGATTTCCAAAACAAGAGGCATAAAACTAACCAAAGCCCAAACTCAGGAAGGCACATGAAGGGAGCTTGTAGTCCCGATGAAGCCAGACCTGATGACAGAGGAAGGGCAGGAGACTCAACAGTGCCCTAGATACTTTGCAGGCTCAGAAGGTGGCCATGCACCAGTCCATGAGATAAAAGCCCACCATCTCTGCAGCCACAGTCTCTTGTGCAAGCAGAGAGATAATGTCTACAGATCTTgaacaacaaaagaaatcctTTATTCCTTGTATCCAGTTGCTCCCAGATGGGTAGCCTCCAAAGTAGAGGCTAACTTTGATTTTCATGCAGAGTCATGGTTCTCTGCTCCACAAATGCTCTGGTATGGCTGGTATGATGATAGGCACCCTGCCGAAGATGGTGGACATGGCACAGGGAAGGTCAGAGGTTCCTACCAGCTCATACTTGAATGCCATAATGTTATTTCCACTCAGGGCACTGGTGACAGGCAATGATTTTGGCAGAACCAGTGCACTAGTGACTCTCATGGTATCAAAGGGGCTGTGCCTGGCCGGCACTCCAAACCTTGTCACTTCATTTGATCTTCCAAGGTATATTGATCTCCACTTTTGCTGAAGACCCCGTacaggacaaaggaaaaaagtacCCTTATAATGTAATTGCATGTCCTGTTGGCAATATCTGCTGTGAAGACAGATGTTTTCACTAGGGAAAAATACGTTTTTCTCCAGAGAAATCTGAAGGatcacagagctgtgggtgaaGCAGCAGAGGTAATTGACATCATTTCTAGCTTCCACCACAAATGGAGGCTGCATGGAGTGTGAGTGTAAAGGCAAAATACAGTGAACTATTGATGCTGGACACAGGGTGTTCCCCAAAAACAACATTTCCAAATTTGTGAAGGAACATCTGAAGCTGCTCAAACCTTTGCCAGGCCCTGCCTTTAACCTACAGGACAGCCTTCCCCACTACACCACACATGGTATGGTTGAATTATCACAACGCTTTCAAGCGTCCATGCAAAGAATGCACCCATGCACATGTATACATTTTCACCTGTATTTATCACCCACatttagaggaaagaaaaaaaaaatatttggaataaCTATGTTTTACTTGTTCTGCTTGTCCTGATGATCTTTGACTTATTATCCCTGTTTAGAGAGACTTTGATTACAAAAAAAGACCTCCTATTTTGTGAAGATTGCCAAAGATTTGGACTTTAAAGCAAGAGAATAAACTCAATTCCCTTTCTGGATCTCAAAGTGCTCCTTGTGTATCATTCTATGATGCTGTTTATACACTATGTAAAAAACATCTTTATATAAGAGCCAAAGCCCCAGGACAACAATGGCAAAACATATTAAAGGTGTTGTTTTAATGTTCAAATAAGAAAACCTGAGTGTTGAAAGTTAGTGAACACTCAGTAGTAGGTATTTAAAACACAAGATCTGAACAGTACCTCCTTACCTCATCTTTTGCATGTCCCATGTGGTCACCACTGATTCCTTGCAACAGTAAATATCTTTGCTCTTTATCTAGGATAGTACCATGGCTGCAGCAAATCCTCTACACGAAATAGGAGATGCAGCAAACTTTGCTGGTGAAGTGGAGGGAACCTCTAGAGGAAAGCTGAAGTGGAAATCAAAGGTGTGGATCCCAGAATTCAGGCAGctgtctgaaagcaaagcagtgtgctcttgtTAGAAACCTTTTAAACATTTAGGATGTTTGTACCTTCCAGAAAGCTTGACATTTCTGCCAGAAATCAAGGCGATGTTACCCTACCTTACCTTAACAGCTGGTATTTCACACAAAATTTTATGAGTGAAttgtgtgctgcttctgcaggtCAGCTGCTGGATCTGTGAGCAAAGAAGTAGGCAGACTTGAGAACTGCTCATCTGCCCCATCCTAACTCAAAGTCATGAACCTGCAACTTCTAGCAAATTGTTTAGAATCAAAATAGACTGCTGTGGACTTTTAACTGCAAAAAGGTTTAATAGTCTTCTAGGGAGTGAATTAATGTCTTAactcccatttttcttttatttttgactgCAGCACATGGGAATGTGATGTGAACCTTGTGTTTTGCCTTTGTGAGAGACTCATTCACAGTAGAAATAATACTGGACAGCTTCTTTGCTCAACTGAGACGGGAATACTATGATGCATTCCTTCCAAATTCTTTGCATTTGTGCCACTCCATCATaatgaaattcagctttgtATAGGTGTAGCCCCACTGACTTTAAGGCAAGACTGTCTCACCTATGTAAGCATATGTTTAACCCTTTTTGGCCAGGCAAGAGCAGCTCTTGACTCTTTTATTCATCCAAGACTTCAAGATGTGTAAGTGCTGTCAGTTTTATTGTCCATCTGTACACTTTTGTTCTCCCTAACAGCTTGTGCCAAAACTTCACTTTGAACAATAGTAGCAGGGAATGAGAGAGTGCTACAGTTTTGTCCTGTTGTCTGCATCCTTTTGTAGATGAATTCAACAATGCTTTAAGTTTTAATAATCTCAACTGGATATTCCTGCTGGCAGAAGAGTTTGGGTATTGTCTCCTCAGAGCAGGGTATTTTTTGCCACATGGCATAACAGCACTTTCAGTCAATCAGTGTTgtaacacagaaggaaaaaaataatgcctaAAAACCAATCTGAAATGGAGGAAACTGAAATTCATCAACCTCTTGGATAGATGCAATATAAGAAAGTCCTGATAGTTTGTAGAAACCTGATATTCCAGTGTCTCTGTATTCCCCTGGGAAGTAAAGATCTGCTCCCCTTCCCAACATACCCATGCTTGGTAGGCACGAACCCCATTGCACAGGAGAAATTGCCATCCATGTGGGCTCCACAACTTATTCCCACATGAGGgatttaatttcagtgttgGCAGCTGTAGAGGTGGGAAGGGCTCCCAAGAGCCAACTCCTGGATGCACCCAGAGACGTCGTGCATCTTGGTCTTCAGCAAAACCTGGACATTTCAGTCACACTGTGACTGTGTTTACTGGCAAGAAGACAATGGTTGTGGCAATGGGGTAAGTGTGAGTGTGCTACTGGTAGGAATGACCAGACGGATGACTTCCCTATGAAGGGCAGGCAGAAGAGATTTCCTGAGGTGAGATCATGCATAGCAGTGATTAAAGGGCTTCAGACTGTTTGCTGAGCTCCTGGTTCTTGTTTGCTCTGACACAGGGATTCTGTTGGTGTTGTCTTGGTAGCACCAaaatgtccttttcttttttggatttAATTATCCTAGTACTATTACCAGTCAGCTTTGTCAATAGTAGTCAGCTCTTAAGCAGTC
The Coturnix japonica isolate 7356 chromosome 1, Coturnix japonica 2.1, whole genome shotgun sequence DNA segment above includes these coding regions:
- the ARRDC5 gene encoding LOW QUALITY PROTEIN: arrestin domain-containing protein 5 (The sequence of the model RefSeq protein was modified relative to this genomic sequence to represent the inferred CDS: deleted 1 base in 1 codon), which gives rise to QLTLHCQLVLKLSSTFVDPVKVERMERGYLRWDQEGHPELEYEKIIACTNKAVCISKAKKVHIADSCLNSGIHTFDFHFSFPLEVPSTSPAKFAASPISCRGFAAAMPPFVVEARNDVNYLCCFTHSSVILQISLEKNVFFPSENIVFTADIANRTCNYIIRQKWRSIYLGRSNEVTRFGVPARHSPFDTMRVTSALVLPKSLPVTSALSGNNIMAFKYELVGTSDLPCAMSTIFGRVPIIIPAIPEHLWSREP